In Streptomyces sp. ML-6, the genomic stretch TTCGAATCGGGCGAGATCCTGCCCCCGTACGGCATCTCGATCGCGGCGCGGCTGATCGAGCTCTGGTACGGCAAGCCGCTTCCGAAGCCGGGCAGCATCGGCTGACACCTGGCGGGCCCGGGCCGGGTCCGCCCCGGGCAGGCGCTCCCCGGACGCGTACGGGAACGCCGCCCTCTCCGTGGCCGAAGGGGTGTCCCTCCGGCCACGGGAACGGCGGGACCGCAGGAGCCGCGGGATCAGGCGGCGAGCGCCTGCTTCACCTGCGCCAGGGACGGGTTCGTCATGACGGCCTCGGCACCCGTGGAACCGACCACCAGGAGGGTGGGAACGGTCTGGTTGCCCCCGTTGGCCTTCTCGACGAAGGCCGCGGACTCCGGGTCCTGCTCGATGTTGATCTCGTTGTACGCGATGCCCTCACGGTCCATCTGGCTCTTGAGCCGACGGCAGTAGCCGCACCACGTGGTGCTGTACATCGTCACAGTGCCCGGCATGTCTTCGTGCTCCTCTGGCTCGTCCGTCTTCTCGGACTTGGTCTCGGTCTCGGACTCGGTCTCGTTCTCTTCGCAGCCTCATCCGTCGTGCGGAGAAGCCGGGAAGCGCGCCACCGCGGAACGCGGCACCGCCCGGAAGGGGAACGTACGCGAGCCGACCACCATTCCCGCCCCCGTCCCGTCGTACCGCAGTGCCGCTGTGCTGCCGTACCGAGTACCGCCGTACCGAGTACCGCCGTACCGAGTACCGCCGTACCGAGTACTGCGTACTGCCGCGCTCTCGCCCGGCACGAGCACCGCCCCGCGCCGGTCAGCACCGGTCAGCACTGGTCAGGACGACTGGAGGACGACTGGAGACGGGACCGGTACGACGAATGCGGCCCCCTGTGGACAACCTCCGCGTCCGGCTCCTGCGACCTGGCAGCATGGCGGGGTGACAGCAGCAACGCATTCCCTCCTCTTCCCGCAGGTCCCCGAGTCGGCCGACGCCGTGCTCGACGGCCTGGACCCCGAGCAGCGCGAGGTCGCCACGGCCCTGCGCGGCCCGGTGTGTGTGCTGGCCGGAGCCGGTACGGGCAAGACGCGTGCGATCACCCATCGCATCGCCTACGGGGTGCGCGCGGGGATACTTCAGCCGGCGAGCGTGCTCGCCGTCACGTTCACCAACCGGGCCGCCGGCGAGATGCGGGGACGGCTGCGCCAGCTCGGCGCGGGCGGGGTGCAGGCACGGACGTTCCACTCCGCCGCCCTGCGCCAGCTCCAGTACTTCTGGCCGAAGGCCGTCGGGGGCGACCTGCCCCGACTGCTGGAGCGCAAGGTCCAGCTCGTCGCCGAGGCCGCGGCCCGCTGCCGCATCCGCCTCGACCGCAACGAGCTGCGGGACGTCACCAGCGAGATCGAGTGGTCCAAGGTCACCCAGACCGTCCCCGCCGACTACCCGGCCGCGGTCGCCAAGGCCCAGCGCGACGCCCCCAGGGACCCGGCCGAGATCTCCCAGATCTACGCGACGTACGAACAGCTGAAGCGCGACCGCTCGGTGATCGACTTCGAGGACGTGCTGCTGCTCACCGTCGCCATCCTCCAGGACCGGCACGACATCGCCGACCACGTCCGCCGCCAGTACCAGCACTTCGTCGTCGACGAGTACCAGGACGTCAGCCCGCTCCAGCAACGGCTGCTCGACCTCTGGCTCGGCGACCGGGACAACCTCTGCGTCGTCGGTGACGCCAGTCAGACGATCTACTCCTTCACCGGAGCCACCCCCGACCACCTGCTGAACTTCCGCACCCGCCACCCCGGCGCGACGGTCGTCAAACTCGTCCGGGACTACCGCTCCACACCCCAGGTCGTCCACCTGGCCAACGGACTGCTCGGCCAGGCCCGGGGCCGCGCCGCGGAACACCGGCTCGAACTGATCTCGCAGCGCGACCCCGGCCCCGAGCCCGCCTACACGGAGTACGCCGACGAGCCCGCGGAGGCCGAGGGCACCGCCCGCCGCATCCGCGACCTGATCGCGGCGGGCGTCCCGGCCGGTGAGATCGCCGTGCTCTACCGGGTCAACTCCCAGTCCGAGGTCTACGAGCAGGCCCTGGCCGACGCGGGCGTGCCGTACCAGCTGCGGGGCGCGGAGCGCTTCTTCGAACGGGTGGAGGTGCGGGAGGCGGGCGTCGCCCTGCGCGGCGCGGCCCGTGCGGGGAGCAACGACTCCCTGCTCGACGACGCGGAGGGGCTGCCCGCGGAAGTGCGCGCGGTGCTCTCCACCAAGGGCTGGACACCGGACCCGCCCGCGGGCTCCGGCGCGGTGCGGGACCGCTGGGAGTCCCTGGCCGCCCTGGTCCGGCTCGCCGAGGACTTCGAACGGGCCAAGCCGGGCGCCACGCTCTCCGACCTGGTGGCGGAGCTCGACGAACGGGCCGCCGCCCAGCACGCCCCCACGGTCCAGGGGGTCACGCTCGCCTCGCTGCACTCCGCGAAGGGCCTGGAGTGGGACGCCGTGTTCCTGGTCGGGCTGACCGAGGGCATGATGCCGATCGCCTACGCCAAGACCGACGAACAGGTCGAGGAGGAGCGCCGACTGCTGTACGTCGGTGTCACCCGGGCCCGACTGCACCTCATGCTGTCCTGGTCGCTCTCCCGCTCGCCCGGCGGCCGCGCCGGACGACGCCCCAGCCGCTTCCTGAACGGGCTGCGCCCCGGCTCGGCGGCCCTCGGCGCGCGACACGGGGCGGCGGCCTCCACCGGCGGGATCGAAAGGGGCCATCAAGGCCAGGGGCAGGGGCCGGTCGCCAGACGCGGCCGACGCGGCCCCGCCCGGTGCCGGGTCTGCGGCAGGACCCTCACCGACGCGGGCGAGATGAAGCTGATGCGCTGCGACGACTGCCCCTCCGACATGGACGAGGCGCTGTACGAGCGGCTGCGCGACTGGCGGGCGGTCAGGGCGAGGGAGATCGGCCAGCCCGCGTACTGCGTGTTCACCGACAAGACCCTGATGGCGATCGCCGAGGCCGTGCCCGGCAGCGAGGGCGAGCTGGCCGGGATCTCCGGCGTCGGTGTGCGGAAGTTGGACCGGTTCGGGACCGCGGTCCTGGCCATCTGTGCAGGTGGGACGGTGGATGAAGTGCTCGGGGAAGCCGGCGACGAGACCTGAGGAAAACTCGTCGGAAAAATAGTTTGCGCGCGCCCCAGTCATCACCATAGGTTCTTAACCACGGAAACAGCGGCTTCTCTGAAGTCCTGGTTCTGTGCTGTACTTATCCGAATACGCAGGACCGGTTCGCCGGTCCCCTGGACGCCGAGAGGAGGCGATTGAAGTGATCAGCATCATCAAGACCAACGAACTGACCGATCTTTCCGTCGTCTCCGCCTGCTCGCTCGGCCTCGCCCGCTCCTCCGAGTCCTCGCTCCGTGGCACCGGTCTGTCCGGCATTCCTGCCGTCAGCCTGTCGGCCCCGGCGAGCCTCTCCGTGCGGGAGCGCAATGAGCGACCGGCCCAGGCACCGGCAGCAGCAGTAGCGAAGGGACAGGCCCAGGCCTATGCCTTTGCCGCCGTCGGTGCGGGAGCGGAATTCGGCACCAAGAAGCAGACGAAGCACCACACGATGTGGGCCTTCCGTGGGCCTGAACCCTGGAGTCATCCAGCCTGATCCACCATCAGGCCGGCGCCTTCAGGGCCGCGGAACCCCACTCGGGATCCGCGGCCCTTTTGTTTTGTCCGAACGGACGAGACAGCGCGAAGGGGCCTCGGGACAAGAAACACCCGGTACCAGCCGCCACCCGGTCAACAGGCCGGAACGAACAGACGAGGACACCACCCACCGTGCAACTCGAAGCGCACGCCCCGTCCGTACCGCCTTCCGACACGATCTCCCCGCCCGGCCTCACGGAGGACTCCACCTTGCTTCCCCTCACCGCGCTCACCGCGCTCGACGACGCCATCGAGAACCTCGGCGTACCCGTTCCGTGCCGCTCCTACGACCCGGAGGTCTTCTTCGCCGAGTCGCCCGCCGACGTCGAGTACGCCAAGTCCCTCTGCCGCACCTGCCCGCTCGTCGAGGCCTGCCTCGCGGGCGCCAAGGAGCGTCGTGAGCCGTGGGGCGTCTGGGGCGGTGAGCTCTTCATCCAGGGTGTTGTCGTTGCTCGCAAGCGGCCGCGTGGTCGTCCGCGCAAGAACCCGGTCGCGGCGTGATCGCCGACCTGGGGGCCACGGCTCCCAAACCCATGAAGCGCATCGGAACCATCGACCGTCCCCACACCCACGATCCCCGAAATCAGGCCCCCATGTCCGTCCCCACGAATGAGCCCGTCGGCTCCGCAACACCGAACGTCACGATCATCGGCGCGAACGACTCGCGTCAGAACAGGACCCGCGAGATGCAACTCATCCCAGAAGCCCTGGCGCGTGCTCATATGCACGACCGCATGAGGGAAGCCGACACGCAACGCCAGGCCGTGCGCCTGGTCACCGCGCGTCGGATGCAGCGCAGGGCCGAGCGCGCCTCGATGCGCGCCCGCCGGGCGCTGGCCATGGCGGTCATGCACTAGCCAGGCCGACAGCAGCACCCGCCGCCGGGCAACCGCTCCGCCCGGCGGCGAACAGCACCCCCAGTCAGTACCCCTTCCGCGGGGCCGGTCCGGTCGGACCGGCCCCGCGGTCGTGTCCCAGCGCGACCGAGCCGCATGCCGGTGCCGCCGTGCCTGTCCCGTCGTGTGGTGCCGAGCGGCGCGACCGCACCGGGGTTATCGTCACGACGTGGACGAGGAGACCCATCACCCGATTCAGCAGTCCGCTCAGCAGTCCGCGCGGAGCGACGAGGCAGCGGTCGTCTGTGCCCTGTGCCGCACCTCCGCCGACAGTGAGAGCACACCGCCGACCTGGATCTGTTCCGTGGAGAACGGTCGGCGCCGGTACTTCTGCGAGCAGTGTGCCCGCACCCACATCAGGGCGATCGAAAGCCGCCTCGACTCCGCCTGGTGGTGACCCCCTGGGCGTCCCGCTCAGCAGCACCCCGATCGGCGACGCCCCGAGCCGCAGCGTTCCGGCCAGCGGTGTTCCGGCCGGAGGCTTCCCGTCCTCGCCCGGGCCCTCCCCGACCCGGTCCTCCCCGCCCCGGGCCGGAACGTGCCTGCCGGAAACGCGCCTGTTGGAAACGCGCTTACCGGGAACAACGCGCCCGGCGGGAACGCTCCGACCGGGAACGCGCCGACCAGGAACGCGCCGGCCAAGAACGCACCTGGCGGGAACGTACCCGTGGCGTCGCCCTGGCCTAAGCCCCTGCGGGCGCGTCCTCCACCAGTTCCGGTGTCACACCCTCCTGCTCGTCCTCCACCGGCTCCCGCGCCGCGTCCTCCTCCTCGTACTCCGGCAGGAAGCCCGGCAGCCAGGCTTCGAGCTCGTCGCGCAGCCGTACCGTCGCCCCCAACTGGCACAGCACCCCGATCGTGCTCAACGTCACCCGGTGTATCAGGAGATAGGCGGGCGGCAGGTTCAGCTGCTTGCCGAGCTGATGGGCGGGGGAGCGGAGGTCGGCGATCTGTGCCGCCTGGGTGCGCAACCAGCTCCGGGTAAAGGTGAACTCCTCCACCTGCGCCGGTTCGATGATGGGCAGGAGATACTCGAGCACCGCGTCCGGGTCGAGGTCGACCGACTCCTTGACGAACCCCTCCTCGCACAACAGCTCGTAGACCGCCGCCGCCTCACCCTCCAGCGCCAGTCGCAAGGAGTCGCCGATCGGCTGCGGCAGACCACCCGGCAGCCGGTCCACCGTTCCGAAGTCCAGCACCCCGAGCCGCCACCCGCTCTCCTCGCCGTCCTCCTCGCCCGCTCCCTCGTCCGGGGGAAGCAGCCGGAAATTGCCCGGATGCGGATCGGCGTGCAGCAGACCGGTGCGGGCGGGCCCCGAGAAGAGGAACCGCGCGAGCAACTGACCGGCCCGGTCCCGCTGCTCCGGGGTGCCCCCCGTGATCACGTCGGCCAGCGGAACACCGTCCATCCACTCCGTCACCAGCACCTGGTCGGAGTGGTACACCACGCCGGGGATCACGACATCGGGATCGTCGGCGAACTCCTCGGCGTGCTCCTGCTGCGACCGTGCCTCCTGTTCGTAGTCCAGTTCCTCCGAGACCCGGTCGCGCAGCTCCGTGATGAGCGGCTTGATGTCCATGCCCGGGATCAACGGGCCGAGCACCCGGGCGAATCTGCTGAGCTGGGTCAGATCCGAGAGCAGGGCCTCCCCGGCACCCGGGTACTGCACCTTCACCGCGACGTCCCGCCCGTCGTGCCACACCGCCCGGTGCACCTGACCGATCGAGGCGGCCGCCGACGGTGTGTCCGCGAATTCGAGGAACAACTCCCGCCAGTTCTCGCCGAGCCGCTCCTCCAGCACCGCGTGGACGGTGGCACTGGGCATGGGAGGTGCGGCTTCCTGGAGTTTGGTGAGCGCCGCCCGGTACGGACCGGCGACCTCCTCGGGCAGCGCCGACTCGAAGACGGACAGGGCCTGCCCCAGCTTCATCGCCCCGCCCTTCAGCTCGCCCAGGACCTTGAACAACTGGTCCGCGGTGCGCTGCTGGACCTCCCGGGCGACCAACTCCGCGGACTTCCCGCCGATCCGCTTGCCCAGGCCCCATGTGGCGCGACCGGCGAACCCCAAGGGCAGGGCGGCCAATTTGGCGGTACGGGTGACCGCTTTCCGGGGAAGATCAGACATGAGCCCCTCCAAATCCCAGACTGCCGTGCCGGGCGCGGCGGTTACCCGGCCATTGTGTCGTGCGTGGTTCCGGCCCCGGAGGAGCACTCCCTCCCAATGTGCCCGGCCGCTCCACAGGAACAGTCGAGATGCGCTCCGATCTGCTCGGACCGCCAGTCCAGCAACGGCAGCGCCGCCTCCCAGCGCGACCCGGTGCTCGCGGGCAACTCCCCGTCCAGGAAGGACAACGCGTGGGCGGCCGCCAACCCGGCCACCGCCGTCGCCAGCCCCAGGTCACAGGCCTGCACGGCGGCCCGCCGCCCGGACCGCCACTGGGACAGCATCCTGGGCCACTGCTCGTCCCCGTCCGCACGGTTCAGCTCCAGGCACCCCGCGCAGGCGGTGCCTCCGGGCAGGACCAGCGGCCCCACCACCCCCGTCGCCTCCATCACCCCCGCGTAGAGATGAGGAGTACCCGACGCGATCCACGGTTCGGCCGGACGCGGGTCGGGGGCGTACACCGCGAGGCCGTCGCGCGGGGCGACCACGATCAGCGAAAGCCCCGGCTCACCACCCGACGGGGAACCAGCCGACTCCGCCGTCCGGGGCGTCGCCCCGATGGCGGATCTGCGCACCAACTGCCGGGCCGCGGTGTCCCTGCGCTCACCGACGGACGTCGGAGGAAGCCCGCCGGGCGAGACGTCCCACGGCTCCGTGTGCCCACCGTCCAGAACCTCCACCCGGCCCACCCCGGCCCCCGACAGCACCGCCGCGATCGCGGCCCCGACCCGGCCCGCACCCCGTACCTGGACCCGCATCCCCCGACGGGCCGCCATCCGTCGCATCCCGCCGCCCGGTTCGGGATGGACGACGGAGAGCGACGCCAGGTCGGGGCGGTGCCGCTCCAACGCACCGGGCCGGTTCCGCAACGCCTCGGTCTCCGGGCCGGCGGCCCGTACGTCGTCGATCAGTCCGGCGCTCGCCAAGCGGTTCACCAGCACGTCCACCTGATGCTCCGACAGGTCCAGCGTCCGGGCCTCCTCGTGCAGCAGCGGAAGACCACGCGTCCCGTCGAGCAGTTCCAGAAAACTGCCCGTGGCGATATCCAGCGGGCCGAACTTCACCGCATGAGCAGGGGTCACTCCGAATTGCACGGTGCCCCGGCCGCGCCACGCGCGGCGCAGTGCGGGTTTCAACATTGGATGCACGACTACCCCCGGTCTGTGTTCCTCGATCTCTGTGCGTGGGCCGCGGCCCGGATCTTCGCGAGATCCGTTGGTCAGAATGCGGCCCGGCGCCGAAGCGCGCAGAAAGTTATCCACAGGTGGGGGGTATTAGTCATTCAAATGGTGCGTGCTGGGGTGTGGATCGGACACGAACCGTTCCGGAGGCGGGACTTCCCCCACCGATACCGGGTAACGTCGTCGCGTGCCCGCCGACCCGTCACCCGGAATCGCCGGGGAGACCTCCGTGAGCGGCGCCGGAACCCGGCGGCGCGACGCCTTGGACCGTCCGCCCCGTGCCTCGGCGACGAGTGCGGTCGAGGTCCGCAGGAGCAGCCGTCGCAGCAGAACGGTCTCCGCGTACCGCGAGGGCGACCGCACCATCGTGCTCATTCCGGCCCGGATGTCGGAGGCCGAGGAGCAGCGCTGGGTCGGGGTGATGCTCGACCGGCTCGCGGCGCAGGAGAGCAGACGCGTCCTCGGCGACGGCGAGCTGGCCGAGCGCGCCGAGCGGCTGTCCGCCCAGTACTTCGAGGGCCGGGCCAGACCGGCGTCGGTGCGTTGGGTGACCAACCAGAACACCCGATGGGGGTCCTGCACCCCGGCGGAGGGCAGCATCCGCCTGTCGCACCGGTTGCAGGGCATGCCCGAGTACGTCGTGGACTACGTGCTGGTCCATGAGCTGGCCCACCTGCTCGTTCCCGGCCACGGGCCCCGCTTCTGGCGGCTGCTGGAGGCGTACCCCCGCACCGAGCGGGCGCGCGGTTACCTGGAGGGCGTGGTGGCGGCCGACCGGCTGCCGCAGTTGCCGGCCGCACGCGGTGAGTGACATGCGGCGATTCCGTACCAGGTGTGTACCGGCTTAGCCCGGTGTCGGAGTTTGCGGTTAGCCTGGCGCGACGCATTCACATTCGGGATGGGGGACGGTCGTTACGCATGGCCAGGGAATTCCAACGCGGCCACAAGGCCAAGATCAGCGATCTCACGCCGGGGACAGACCTGTACGTAGGCGTGCAGATCGCCGGGTCGGGACTGACCTTCGACATCAGTTGCTTCGGTCTCGACGCCGAGGAGCGACTCTCCGACGACCGGTATTTCATCTTCTTCAATCAGCCTAAATCGCCCGAGGAGTCCATTCAGCTCCTCGGTGCCCAGGCAGGCGACACCGAGTCGTTCCGCGTCACCCTGGACCGCATTCCGGCGCACATCCACAAGCTGTCGTTCACCGCGACGATCGACGGGGCCGGGCAGATGTCCCAGATCGGCCCCGGGTACATCCGGGTCGTCGCGGGTGGCGAGGAGGTCGTCAGGTACGCCTTCAACGGCTCGGAGTTCAGCACCGAGCGCGCGGTGATGCTGGGCGACTTCTACCTGAAGGACGTCTGGCGCTTCGCCGCCGTCGGCCAGGGCTTCGACGGCGGCCTCGAAGCGCTGCTGAAGAACTTCGGCGGCGAGGTCGCCGAGGAGGAGCCCGCCGCTCCCCAGCCGCAGGCCGCCGCTCCGTCGTTCGCACCACCCGCCCAGGCCGCCGCCCCGTCGTTCGCACCGCCCGCCCAGACGGCCGCGCCGGCCCCCGCCCCGTCCTTCGGCGCCCCGGCGGCCCCGCAGGCCCCCCAGCCGGCTCCGTCCTTCGGGGCTCCGGTCGGCCAGACCCCACCCCCCGCGCCGCCGCAACAGGTGCACACCGCGCCGACGATGGCCGCGCCGCTGGCGCCGCCCGGTGGCGCGGTTCCGCCCACGCCCGCGCCGACCCCCGCTCCGTACGGGCAGCCGCAGCAGCCCCAGCAGCCGCAGTTCGGCCAGGTCCCCGGCCAGCCCGCCCCCGCAGCCCCGTACGGACAGCAGGCCCCCGGGCCCTACGGACAGCAGCCTCCCGCCCCGTACGGGCAGCAGCCTCCGGGAATGCAGCCCATGGGCATGCCGGGAATGCAGCCGCCCGGCATGCCCCAGGGTGTACCGCAGGGCATGCCGCAGGCCGGTGCCGGGCTCCAGGCGGCGCTCCAGCCCTACAAGGAGACGGCCACCGGCCAGCGCTGGACCCCGCAGAACCAGCAACTCATGCGGGTCGACCTCTCCATGGGCGGCACGCCCGTGCTCGCCCGCCAGGGCAGCATGGTGATGTACCAGGGCAAGGTCGACTTCAGCTACAAGGGCGCCGGCTTCGCGGGCCGCATCGTCGGCAACTCCACCGGCCAGGAGATGCAGCTGATGCGCTGCACCGGCCGCGGACAGCTCTTCCTCGCGGAGGACGGTTCCCACCTGCACGCCATCGAGCTCCAGGGCGACGGCATCTGCGTCTCGGCGGAGAACGTCCTCGCCTTCGACGAGACCCTGCAGTACGAGGTCCGCAGGATCGAGGGCCACGGAATCCCCGGCGGGGCCCTGTTCACCATGCAGTTCCAGGGCACCGGCACGATCGTCGTCAAGACCCGCGGCGTCCCCGTCGTCCTGCCCGTCACGCCGACCACCTTCGCCGACTGCAACGCCGTCGTGGCCTGGTCGTCCGCGTCCCAGGTGATCATCTCCAGCCAGGTCCGGCTGCGCCGCAACGCGTACCCGGGGCACAGCGGGGAGACCGTGAACCTCCAGTTCCGGGGCGCTCCCGGCAACTTCATCGTCGTCCAGCCCTACGAGGTCTGAGGGAGCCCGTCATGAACCAGCAACTCGCGGGCTTCGCCCCGACCCCCGTCACGGCCCGGATGGAGAACCACGGCAGCACGATGCTCAAGGTCGCCATGGCCACCGGCCAGGACCTCTACGCACGTACCGGCTCGATGGTCGCGTACGAGGGCTTCATCCAGTACGAGCCCAACCCGCCCGCCGCCCGCCAGATCGCCTCCCAGTGGATCACCGGCG encodes the following:
- a CDS encoding WhiB family transcriptional regulator, with the protein product MQLEAHAPSVPPSDTISPPGLTEDSTLLPLTALTALDDAIENLGVPVPCRSYDPEVFFAESPADVEYAKSLCRTCPLVEACLAGAKERREPWGVWGGELFIQGVVVARKRPRGRPRKNPVAA
- a CDS encoding ATP-dependent DNA helicase UvrD2, whose protein sequence is MTAATHSLLFPQVPESADAVLDGLDPEQREVATALRGPVCVLAGAGTGKTRAITHRIAYGVRAGILQPASVLAVTFTNRAAGEMRGRLRQLGAGGVQARTFHSAALRQLQYFWPKAVGGDLPRLLERKVQLVAEAAARCRIRLDRNELRDVTSEIEWSKVTQTVPADYPAAVAKAQRDAPRDPAEISQIYATYEQLKRDRSVIDFEDVLLLTVAILQDRHDIADHVRRQYQHFVVDEYQDVSPLQQRLLDLWLGDRDNLCVVGDASQTIYSFTGATPDHLLNFRTRHPGATVVKLVRDYRSTPQVVHLANGLLGQARGRAAEHRLELISQRDPGPEPAYTEYADEPAEAEGTARRIRDLIAAGVPAGEIAVLYRVNSQSEVYEQALADAGVPYQLRGAERFFERVEVREAGVALRGAARAGSNDSLLDDAEGLPAEVRAVLSTKGWTPDPPAGSGAVRDRWESLAALVRLAEDFERAKPGATLSDLVAELDERAAAQHAPTVQGVTLASLHSAKGLEWDAVFLVGLTEGMMPIAYAKTDEQVEEERRLLYVGVTRARLHLMLSWSLSRSPGGRAGRRPSRFLNGLRPGSAALGARHGAAASTGGIERGHQGQGQGPVARRGRRGPARCRVCGRTLTDAGEMKLMRCDDCPSDMDEALYERLRDWRAVRAREIGQPAYCVFTDKTLMAIAEAVPGSEGELAGISGVGVRKLDRFGTAVLAICAGGTVDEVLGEAGDET
- a CDS encoding AarF/ABC1/UbiB kinase family protein, which translates into the protein MSDLPRKAVTRTAKLAALPLGFAGRATWGLGKRIGGKSAELVAREVQQRTADQLFKVLGELKGGAMKLGQALSVFESALPEEVAGPYRAALTKLQEAAPPMPSATVHAVLEERLGENWRELFLEFADTPSAAASIGQVHRAVWHDGRDVAVKVQYPGAGEALLSDLTQLSRFARVLGPLIPGMDIKPLITELRDRVSEELDYEQEARSQQEHAEEFADDPDVVIPGVVYHSDQVLVTEWMDGVPLADVITGGTPEQRDRAGQLLARFLFSGPARTGLLHADPHPGNFRLLPPDEGAGEEDGEESGWRLGVLDFGTVDRLPGGLPQPIGDSLRLALEGEAAAVYELLCEEGFVKESVDLDPDAVLEYLLPIIEPAQVEEFTFTRSWLRTQAAQIADLRSPAHQLGKQLNLPPAYLLIHRVTLSTIGVLCQLGATVRLRDELEAWLPGFLPEYEEEDAAREPVEDEQEGVTPELVEDAPAGA
- a CDS encoding ThiF family adenylyltransferase, encoding MHPMLKPALRRAWRGRGTVQFGVTPAHAVKFGPLDIATGSFLELLDGTRGLPLLHEEARTLDLSEHQVDVLVNRLASAGLIDDVRAAGPETEALRNRPGALERHRPDLASLSVVHPEPGGGMRRMAARRGMRVQVRGAGRVGAAIAAVLSGAGVGRVEVLDGGHTEPWDVSPGGLPPTSVGERRDTAARQLVRRSAIGATPRTAESAGSPSGGEPGLSLIVVAPRDGLAVYAPDPRPAEPWIASGTPHLYAGVMEATGVVGPLVLPGGTACAGCLELNRADGDEQWPRMLSQWRSGRRAAVQACDLGLATAVAGLAAAHALSFLDGELPASTGSRWEAALPLLDWRSEQIGAHLDCSCGAAGHIGRECSSGAGTTHDTMAG
- a CDS encoding TerD family protein → MAREFQRGHKAKISDLTPGTDLYVGVQIAGSGLTFDISCFGLDAEERLSDDRYFIFFNQPKSPEESIQLLGAQAGDTESFRVTLDRIPAHIHKLSFTATIDGAGQMSQIGPGYIRVVAGGEEVVRYAFNGSEFSTERAVMLGDFYLKDVWRFAAVGQGFDGGLEALLKNFGGEVAEEEPAAPQPQAAAPSFAPPAQAAAPSFAPPAQTAAPAPAPSFGAPAAPQAPQPAPSFGAPVGQTPPPAPPQQVHTAPTMAAPLAPPGGAVPPTPAPTPAPYGQPQQPQQPQFGQVPGQPAPAAPYGQQAPGPYGQQPPAPYGQQPPGMQPMGMPGMQPPGMPQGVPQGMPQAGAGLQAALQPYKETATGQRWTPQNQQLMRVDLSMGGTPVLARQGSMVMYQGKVDFSYKGAGFAGRIVGNSTGQEMQLMRCTGRGQLFLAEDGSHLHAIELQGDGICVSAENVLAFDETLQYEVRRIEGHGIPGGALFTMQFQGTGTIVVKTRGVPVVLPVTPTTFADCNAVVAWSSASQVIISSQVRLRRNAYPGHSGETVNLQFRGAPGNFIVVQPYEV
- a CDS encoding M48 family metallopeptidase, with translation MPADPSPGIAGETSVSGAGTRRRDALDRPPRASATSAVEVRRSSRRSRTVSAYREGDRTIVLIPARMSEAEEQRWVGVMLDRLAAQESRRVLGDGELAERAERLSAQYFEGRARPASVRWVTNQNTRWGSCTPAEGSIRLSHRLQGMPEYVVDYVLVHELAHLLVPGHGPRFWRLLEAYPRTERARGYLEGVVAADRLPQLPAARGE
- a CDS encoding glutaredoxin domain-containing protein, which codes for MPGTVTMYSTTWCGYCRRLKSQMDREGIAYNEINIEQDPESAAFVEKANGGNQTVPTLLVVGSTGAEAVMTNPSLAQVKQALAA